The following is a genomic window from Chloroflexota bacterium.
TCCCAGCAGGCAATCTCAACAGCACTGAGGGCAGTATTGGCGACGGGACCTCCTCGCCAGAAATCGTCGCGATACATGCGCATCCAGAGGTCTTCAATGTTAAAGGGGTCGCTGCCGACAATGTGGCGGTTCTTGGCGGCCTGAATGTATGCCACGACAGCTTCATCACGATTCTGGATGGTTGCTTCGCCAATTCCGTAAAGCCCTTCGTCCGTGAGCACACGCACGAAGACAATGTTGCGCCAATTGTCACCTAAGACGTGCGTCTCAACATCGCTTATCCGCACGGTGTAACATCCTTTCGCTAGCTTGATGCTTTGGAGCCCAGCGACTTGCAGAGGGCGGGTCCGGCCGATATCCCGCAGGACGGGTGTGATTCAGTCTTTGTGCCAAATGGTAGCTAATCAAGTACCTGCTGCGGCAAGACCTCGGAACCTGGCAGAATCAGTGTGTATCTAGCATAGCCGAGGGAGCAGCTACTGTCACACAATGAGGGAATCGGCGATCCTGCGGTTGGATGTTTTCTGCGTATGAGAGACTGCCGGCTGTGCCTGCTTGGCGTTGGTCTTGAATTGATTGAAGAAGATTCAACAGTCCCTCAAAAGAGCGCTGTCACCTCTCCGCTCAATTCTTGAGTCCAGAGAAAATGACCTACGTCTTCTCCCGTTTTGAAATTTGGTACTGTCTGCCATACCATAGTGTGTGGAAGTAGCAGGGCCACATAACAGGAGTTATATATGATCAGTACGGTCCCAGGGAACTATCCGAAAATTGCCAATAGACGCGGTGGTCAGACGTTGCGCCGCGCCATCGCCTCCTTTGATAGGGGGCGCATATCAGCAGACGAGCTCGCCGCCGCGGCGGATGAAGTGACGATCGAAGTGATCGGCGAGCAGGAGCGTGCCGGCATCGACGTGATTGCTGACGGCCAGATTCGCTGGCAAGATCCGGTGACGTATATCGCGGGCAAACTCGATGGCTACGAGATAGGCGGTCTCATCCGCTACTTTGACACCAACACCTTCTACCGCCAGCCGGAGGCAACCGGGCGCATCGCGTGGCAAGGGCCAATTCTCGTACACGACTATGAGTTTGCCCGTGACCATGCTTCCGGGCCTGTAAAGCCTGTGGTCACCGGACCCTATACCATCGCAAAACTCTCACTGCTTGGGTCTTACGCCGTCTCTGATGAAGTCGTTGACCTGCAGACCCTTGTATTGGATACGGCACGGGCTCTGAACCAGGAGATGAAAGCGCTGGCGGCGACTGATCCCCCGCTGATCCAAGTAGATGAGCCTGCGATTGTCTGGCACCGCTATAAGGGTGACTGGGCCATCTTCAAGGAGGCGATGGACGTGCTCATGGATGGCGTGGGTGCCACGACGCTATTGCGAACCGACTTTGGTGATGCCGTAGGGTTGCCTGACTTCTTCGCGCTGCCGTTTCAGGGATTTGGACTTGACATGGTGCATGGCAAGGGCAACCTTGCGCTTGTACCTGAGTTTCCTGACGATAGAGATCTCATGCTTGGGATTATCGACGCGCGCAATGTGCGCATGGAGACCGAAGAAGCGGTGCTAGAGAGTGTGCGGTACGCAACAGAGCACGTATGTAGAGAGCGCTTAGCCATCAGCCCAAACACCGGCTTGGAGTTCTTGCCCAGAGAAACCGCGTACGACAAGCTGCAGAACATGGTTCATGCTGTCAAGAAAGCTCAGGAGGCTGTCGCATAACGATGGAAGGTCTATGGACTACGCAAGTTGGAAGTTTGCCAAAGCCACCGGCGCTCGCCAAAGCGCGAACTGAGTTTGCGCGTGGCAAGTTGCCCCAAGAAGACTTGGAGGCGATGGAACGAGAATATACGAAGTTCTGGATGGATTTCCAGAATGAACTCGGGCTCGACATCGTCGTAGACTCCGAAATGTACCGCGGCGATATGGCAACGTACTTCGCTGAGATGATGGAAGGTATGGAAATTAGCGGCCTCGTGCGGTCGTACGGTAACCGGTACTACCGGAAGCCAATTGCTGTCGGTCCGCTGAAGCGGGTCAAGTCGTTCACACTTGACTGGTGGCACTATGCCCAGAGCCTGACGAATAAGCCCGTTAAGGGCATGATCACCGGGCCCTACACGATGGCAGAGTGGTCGTACAACAACTACTACGACACTCAGGAAGAATTCGTGCTGGCGATGGCTGAGGTGCTGCACGAGGAAGTAGTGGACTTAGAGAAAGCTGGCGCAAAGTACATACAGATTGACGAGCCGGCAGTGTCCACGCGGCCGGAAGACCTCCCGCTGGCAATACGCGCGATGGCAGTGGTTGTCGATGGAATTGAGGCAACTACAGGCACACACATCTGCTACGGCGACTTTGAAGCCATTTATCCCAAGATGCTCGATATTCCGGTAGACGTCATTGACTTGGAAATGGCAAATAGCGACTTTAGCCTCCTCGATCTCTTCAGTTCGCGCGCACCCTTTACCAAAAATCTGGCAATGGGCGTCGTGGATGTGCACAGCCACATTGTCGAGAATAAAGAGCAGGTGAAGGCAGGCATCTACAAGGGGCTAGATGTAGTGCCCGCCGACCGACTCTATATCGACCCGGATTGCGGCCTGAAGACCCGCTCGGTAGACGAGGCGCAAGCCAAACTTGCCGTTATCGTGGAAGCAGTGGGCGAAGTTCGCCAGGAGCTTGGGCTGGAGAACGCACAGGGCTAACGGAGCTGCGGGACGTTCGCTGGAGAGAATCATGCGAAAGCCCCCTGGTCTGCGACAGCTACGTGTACGCGTGTACGGACGAGTGCAAGGCGTTGGATACCGTGATTTCATACAACGGACCGCGACGCGTCTTGGGCTGGCGGGTTTCGTGCGCAACGTAGACAGCGATGGCAGTGTGGAAGTTCTCGCTGAAGGTCCGGTTGACGAACTAGGTACGCTCTTGGCGCGGCTCAAGAGCGGGCCCCTGTTGAGCCGTGTGGAGCTCGTCGAGACTACCTGGGAACCGCTTTCTGGAGCTTATACCGAGTTTCAGATCAGGCAATGACATGCAACAATACACGGCCCCTCCAGTGACACCAAGCCGCACGTATGCCGGCTTGCAGCGTCTGGCATGGGCAACTCTTGTTGTTGGCTTTCTCATTTTCTTGGGTATTGTCTTTTCCCTTCCGCATGCATTGAGTTGGGTCATCGAGAGTATCCGCCGGGATGTATCGGTACCGGTGCGCGTGATTAGCGGCCAAGAAGTGTACGTGCTTACGGCGGGTTCGCCAAGTTGGGTCGTACGATTTGAAAGTACACTGCTGAATCCCGGTGACAGCATTACGACCAATGAGAATTCTCGCGCGTTCTTGGCGCTGCCGGATGGCAGTACTGTCATCTTGTACCCGAACAGCGGCGTTACGCTGATTGCATCCAACCTTGTACGGTATCAACCTGAAAAGATGCAAGTCGTCATTGAGAAAGTCAAAGGCAAGAGCCGCATAGGGGTGGCGGTGGCCAGGTCTCCGGAAGAGCGTGACTTTCGTGTGCGCGTGCCAACGTTTACAGCTTCCTTGCAGGAGGGAAGCTATGCTGTGGAAGTCATTGATGAGCATCGCAGCTCGCTCGCCGTGCGGATAGGCGGCGCGATCGTGTCCAATGGCCCAGCAGTTTTGAAAATTGCCGCCGGGGAACGAGTGACCACAGAAGAGGGTCAGTTGCCGCTCGCGCCGTTGCCGGCCGTGCAGGACCTTGTGCAACTGGGCGACTTCACACTGCCCGAACAGGACTTGCGCGCATACTGGACCGAAGAGGACCGCTCCATAGCAGCACCTTCCGGCTCAGCTACCTTTCAACTAGGCGGTGTGCACCTAAAGCGTGATGGAGAAGGACACGGTCAGACCGTTCTCGTACAGCAGATCGACCGCGACGTATGGGACTTCGAAGAGCTGTATCTAAGGGCGCGGATTAAGGCGGTCCACCAGAGCCTGCCCGGAGGCGGCTGGAGAGGATCCGAATACCCTGTCATAGTACGCATTCGCTACCGGGACATAAATGGAGAAGAGAGTGTGTGGTTTCATGGGTTCTATTACCACGTACCGAGTGAGGAGGGCTTTTTGACTGAGAATGCAACACAAGTCTCTCAAGATACGTGGTTTACGTATGAGCGAAACATTCTTCAACTCGCGCAACGTCCTATCTTTATCCGGGATGTCGAAGTTGTGGCTTCCGGCCACTCCTACGAAGGTGTGATCCAGTACGTTAGCCTGGTTGGAGAATGATCATCGTCTTCGCTGGAAATGCCTCGGTGGGAGTGCAGGTCGGTCATGCGCTTGCAGGCCATTTGGTGCAGACTACCGTGTTAGAGCAGGGCTACTTTGTCCCCGTTGAGAACCAAACATCCGTTGCCACAGGGCAAGGTCAGCCCACACCTAGCGTACCGTGGCTTGCCGGGACTCTGGCGGCGAGTGCGGAGAGGATTACCGCCCACGGCGGGACGTGCGTTCTCGTTCTCCCTCACTTGGAGAGCGTGTCCTCACTCTTGGGCGCATTCGATCAAAACACGAGCCCGCTCTTTCTCTTTCTTTTGCGCAAGCCCACGCGACTTCAGGGTGTCTTCCGGCGTGCAAGGCTCATCGATACCGACGGTGTAGACTCTGCAACCATGGCTAGAGAAATCCTTGCATGTGTCGCCCAGGGAAGGGGTCTGATTCGTCCCGCGCCTGCAGGGACGGGAGTCGACAGCATCTTGCCTGCCGCAGGAGGACCAAGTACCGGAGTGGACATAATTGAGATTCCGCGGATTGCGCGAGTTGTCGAGCGCTACGGTGAGCGCTTTCTCCACCGGGTCTATACCGAAGCGGAGCAGGCGCTGTATCGTGGCAGAGTACCGGAACTCGCAGCGCGGTTTGCGGCCAAAGAGGCTACTTCAAAAGCGCTGGGCACAGGCATTTGGGGCATTCGCTGGCGGGAAATGGAGGTCTTGCCCGACATGCGCGGCAAGCCGCTGGTCTATCTTCATGGGGCGGCTGCTGCACGGGCGCGGGTCCTCAATCTACGGCACTTCGCTGTCAGTCTAAGCCATAGCCGTGAATTCGCGATGGCAGTAGTTGTAGCGACTTAGTATAGGGCATGCTAAGTCCCGAGCGGCAGGAAATGGCGGGGCCAGAATGTCTGAATAGAGCAACTGGACGGTAGGTGGAGCCTTTTCCGCTGCAGGTGGCATTGAAGACTGAGCGAAAGTGACACGAAGCTGCTTGGCAAGTTCTCCGCACGCCAGGAGAGAACTCCCATCGATGCTAATGGAGAATTCTACGGCTTTTGAGCGAACTTGATGCTCATCGTAGTCACGCAAATCTGAAAATGAGATTACTATTCCGAGTGGTAGTCGCGAGGAGCTGTGAGGGTGAAAATAGCGCGGACTGAGGAAATGCGCCAACTCGAGTCTGATGCCGTAGCCATAGGAATGGATGAGCGCACCCTCATGGAGTTGGCGGGCTACAATATCGCGACTCTTCTCAGGACGAAAGGGCAGCTCACGTCCGGTAAGCGGGTGCTCATTCTCGCAGGTGTGGGCAATAACGGCGGTGACGGGTTGGTGGCCGCTTACCACCTATACCGCTTTGGAGTAGAGCCTTACGTCTACCTGACTCGCGGCCGCACTGATGACGCCAACCTCAAGCGGGTGCAGTCCGTTGGGATTCCAGTGGCTATCCACGGAGAGGGCGACAGTGCGGGGCGGCTCGATGAGTGGTTGGCAAGTGCGGACTGTGTGTTGGACGCTTTACTTGGCACCGGCGCGACACCACCTCTGCGGGGCAGCGTTCTGGAGATACTGAGGGCGCTGCACGAGAACATGCGCGCAGAGACGCTATGTGTGGCAGTGGATATCCCCAGCGGCATCATTGCGGACAGCGGCGAAGCAGATCCGCAGGCGTTTCAAGCCCACTTTACATTGGCCACGGGCTTTGCTAAGCCGGGCTGCTTTGTGGGCAAGGGGGCCGATTGTGCTGGTGAAGTCTCCATTGCTGACATAGGCCTACCGGAAGAGTGGGCAGACCCTCTGACGCTTCAGCGCACAAGTGCTTCCCTGGTGCAAGGCTTCTTACCGAAACGTACCGCCGGGGCGCACAAGGGCACGTTTGGCCGCTCGCTCATAGTCGCAGGCTCTTCGCGGTACATTGGGGCAGCGTCTTTGAGTGCCGCCGCAGCCGCGCGCGCGGGCGCCGGCTTAGTAACTGTGGCTCTGCCTGCCTCTATTCACACCGCAGTGGCGGCAAGAGTATCTGAATGCACGTTCCTGCCGCTTTCCAATCAAGCCGGTCACGTCACCTCCGATGACTTGGGCACAATCATGGAGTTACTGCCACAATACCGTTCGCTGCTTGTAGGCTGCGGACTGGGAAGCGACCCGGAGACGTATGCTTTCGTGCGGGCGCTTGTGCACGAGCTCCGCAATTCTGCGGACGCCCCGCCCTTGGTGCTCGACGCTGACGGCATCAATGCGATTGTCGGCCAGAGACTGGACAGTTTCTTGCCGCCGCAGACAATCCTTACTCCTCACGCTGGGGAGTTTGGTCGATTACTTGGCCAGTCGGCCGCAGAAATAGATGGGAATCGGCTGCAACTGGCGCAGCAGTGTGCTGCCGACTGGGGCGTTGTCGTGATGGCCAAGGGCGCTCCGAGCATTTCAGCCGCACCGGATGGCACAACCTATATCAATCCTCACCGCAATCCGGCCCTTGCAACCGCTGGTACGGGCGATGTGTTGGCAGGGATCACGGTCGGCCTGCTGGCACAGGGCGCTGCGCCGCGGGACTCTGCGGTGGCGGGCGCTTTCATCCACGGTGAGGCTGGCGCAAGGGTGCGGTCTCGCTTAGGTGATAGTGGGCTGCTCGCCTCAGACTTGCTCGACGAGATTCCACTCGTGACGAAGAGTCTCCGTGAATAGCACCAAACCGCCAGCCACGGACCTCACTTCTGTGCCGGCATACCGCTGACGCAATTCACCAAGTCGGAACAGGCCTCGAGCGGGTGAGCTACTACGCTGTGCGACGGCCCCAACACCTGTGTTCGAGCGGCAAATCAATCGATACCCAAGCCGCGCTCCCTTACCGGTCAATGCCACCCTACAATCTTAATCAAAAGAGTGCTTCAGCCATGACTGTGGGCAACCCCTCACGGCTGTATTAACCCCTCCTGGGGTACGACCCAGGGCACGGAGGGGAGATGGGCTTGCAGCTTGGCACGGGGCAACGGCATGTCGCCGACCGGCACGTCAATGACTACCGGCGCTCGGCGCGCTAGTGCTTCTGGTAGCAGCGTTTCGAGTTCCATTGGGTCCTCCGCCCGCATGCCAATTGCGCCGAATGACTCGGCGAATGTGACGAGGTCCGGGTTTAGCAGGTCGGTTTCGTATGTTCCAGCAAAGAATTCGTCCAGGTCATAGGCAACGTTGCCGTAAGAGTCGTCTCGAAAGACGATGGTAATGGTGTTGATCCCATAGCTAACCGCCGTGGAAAGTTCAGGGGAGTTGAACATGAACCCGCCGTCTCCAATGACACTCACCACGGGACGGCCGGGTGCAGCTACTTTTACGCCCAGCGCCGCCGGAAAGGCAAAACCGACGTTGAATGAGTAGCCGGAATCGATGAAAGTCTTAGGCTGGTTCACCGGATAATGAGTGCGGGCGTAATAGCCAAATTTTGTGCTGTCCCAAACGACAAAAGTGTCTTCCGGGATGCTGTTTCGCATTGTATCCAGAATTGGATACTGCGGCTCCTTTTGTCTGATGTCGTGATAGGCGATCAGGCGGCGTGCCGCGCTTACCGCTTCGGCGGGTGAAGAGCGATTTCCCGCTCCGGCCTCGATGAGGAGCGGGAGCAGCGCTTCCACGGTTGCCTTGGCATCGCCATGCAAGGGAATAGTATTGGATTGGACTTTCGTGAGCTCGGAGTCGTCAATGTTGATGTTGACCAACGTGGACGCCTCGCCGGCCGGATTGCCCAGCGAAAAGCGTGTGCCAATGCCGATAACCACGTCCGCAGACTGCATCACCTCAAAGAGTTGATTCATCTCGGGTCTCTCCCCGGCGGGACTGAGACACGCGCCGTAGCACAGCGGATGGCGGTCGGGAATGGCGCCCTTGCCGCCACTGGAGGTGATCACAGGTATGTTCGTGGCCTCGACCAAGGCAGTGAGAGACTCTTCCGCACCTGAAATCGCCACTCCACCGCCGGCAACAATCAGAGGCAGACGAGATTGGGCGATGAGTTGGGCGGCCTCCCGCAGGTTTTCCTGGCTTGGCACAATGCGCGAAAACTTTGCCGGGTTCCGCAATTGGATGACATCGCGCTCCACCCCGGCCTCGGGAGGAATCTCAAGGAGGACGGGGCGGGGACGGCCGGTACGCATCTGTCTGAACGCTTCGCACACGGCGTCCGGGATTTCCCGCGGTGTCAACGCCTGCCGCTGCCACTTGGTGACAGGGCGGACTACAGAGGCCTGGTCTGAGACTTCATGATAGACCTCAAGGTCTTTGCCAATCTGGCCGCGCGGAATCTGGCCGGCAATGGCAAGGACAGGCGAAGAACGGGCGTATGCCGTGGCGAGGCCGGAGGCAGCGTTGTAAAGTCCCGCGCCGGGAACCACCAGGGCTACCCCCGGTCTTCCCGATGCACGGGCATAACCGTCGGCCATGTGGGCTGCGCCGGCTTCGTGGCGCGTGGTGATCATGCGGATGGACGGCTCGTCTCGCATGGCGGCGATGATCCCTGACATGTGTATGCCGGGAATCCCGAATATTACATCGACACCCTCTTGGACAAGTGACTTGACGAGGGCTTCGCCTCCGCTCATCCTGGCCATGGTTTGACCTTCCTATCCGGCTCTATCAGATCCCCAGAATTGCAATCTACAAATGAGCCGGCACTAAGTCATCGCCTTGGATCCCCGTTCCTTGTGCGTTCCCAAATGAGCAAGTCCGCTCGGCAATCCACGTAAGTGAAGCGACGAGGCGTCGGCTGCTGCCGTCGTTGTTCGCTTTAGAGCTCCTATGAGTTAGCACACGTGCTTCTTGGCAAAAGTGGTAGAACTACGAACCAAATCTGCTTCAACGCCACACGCCAATGATTGCGCCTTGAATCAACAAGGCGACCAACACGTACCCATAGTCAATAACAAAAAGCTTCTTCGAGATACCTGAATACATGTTGTTTTGAAAGGTCGCCGGTCCGATGAAGCCGACCCAAACCAAGAGGGCCACCAATAGGCCGAGTACAAGGCTCATTGACTGGATACTGGCGTCTACGTGGTGGATGAATACTGAAAGGACAAGGGCCATGAGCAGCGAGAGCAAGAACGAAACAACGTAGATGAGAGGATTTGGGTTCGTATCCTCTAGACTAATGCCACGCAACGCCATCCACGCTTTGCCAAAGATCGGTCCGTACCACAAGAACCCGATCACCATGTTGGAGATACCTGCTACCAGGATTGCCAGGTAATTCAATTCGGTAACAAATAGGTCGGACATATCGTCAACTCCTCCTTGTGGTTGATCGTCCAATTCTGCCGCAGAGGCGTTTTGTTACGAGACAACTTTCTGAGACTATCAGCCAACTACGGCCGCAATCGCTTCTTCAAGTATATCCGCGCCGAGCAGCGCCTCATCCTCCGTAATGACGAGCGGAGGCGCGACGCGGATTGCATTGCCGTAAAATCCAATCGGCGCGATCATTACAAGACCGCGTTTGAAGGCTTCGTCAATGATGGCCTGCGTGACTTCGGGGGCTGGTTCTCGGGTCTCGCGGTCCTTGACAAACTCAATGCCAAATACCAACCCGAGCCCGCGCACGTCACCGATGGCGGGGTACTTGGCCTGCATGTCGCGGAAACGGGCATCGAGAATTTCGCCAATGCGGGCCGCATTCTCGGAGAGATTCTCTTCCAAGATTATGTTGATGTTTTCCAGGGCGACGCGGCTCGAAAAGGCGTTGCCGCCGTGGGTGCTGGAAACGGATCCGGGTGTCAGAACGCTCATGATGTCTTCTTCGCCCACCACAGCCGACACCGGCACGGTGGACGAGATGCCTTTGCCGAGGCAAAGGAGATTCGGTTCGATGTCGTAGTGCTCGAACCCAAAGAGCCTGCCGGTTCGTCCGAATGAGGCTTGCACCTCATCGATGATGAGCACCGCGCCGTTCTCTTTGCACCACTGCGCGATCATCTGCAGCCAGTCTTTGGGAGCGATGATCGAGCCGGCTGCGCCCTGGTAGGTCTCGACCAGCACCGCCGCGATGTCTTTCTCGGACTCCGTCTCGATGATCCACTTGAAGTACTCGAAGCAGCGTTCGCTGCACTCGTCTTCATGGCCGCGGCAGAGAATGCTGCGGTAGGGATAGGGGAACGGCGCAAAGACGACGCCGGGCAAGAAGGGTCCAAACCCCTTGATACCGGGGCTGGAGCGCTTGCCGTTTACCGACATCGCGCCATAAGTACGTCCGTGGAACGCGCCATGGAACGCCACGATCTCGTGCTTGCCGGTGTAGAGGCGCGCGATTTTCATGGCTGTCTCGATGGTTTCGGCACCCGTGGAGAGCACAATCGCGCGAGAGAGGTTTGGTGGCGTGATCTCTACCAGTTTCTTGGCAAGTTGTGGGCGCCACTCGTTAAGAAAGTCGTACGTGTTTACGGCCTTCTCCGCCTGTTCTTGCATCGCTCGCACGAGGCGCGGGTGGCTGTGCCCTGCATTCGCGACAAGTACGCCGCTGGTAAAGTCCAGAAACGTGTTGTCGTCCATGTCTGTGGCCCAGACGCCCTCAGCGTTTTTCCAAACAATTGGCACCTGCTCGCTGGACGCGTTGGGCTCATATTGTTCGGAAATTTCCTTGATTGCGCGCGACCGCGGGCCGGGTAGCTCCGTGTTGATCACCGGGCCGCGTAGACGGGTGCTAGTCTTCATCATTCTCCTCCGGTTTACGGTTTCGTCTGCTGTTCGCAAGCAAAGCCGGCAACGCTCCGCTTGGGTAACCATTCGTCTGTGGCGTCATGGTGTCAAGAGCTTTGTCATCGAATTATAGCAAAATTAGCGAAGTTAACCTAGTTTAGCTAGGTCTAGTAACGCGTTCCTACCCAAACGCAGCTCCGCCATTCGTGCTACGCCTCCAAGAATGTGCACAAGCCCGCTTTCGCGCCGGACAGCACCGGCGCGCCATGGGACGTGACGATTGCATCGAACGCCAGGTCCTTGAGTGGCTGCAGGGCGGCGCGCTCGTGGGGCAC
Proteins encoded in this region:
- the acpS gene encoding holo-ACP synthase yields the protein MPAAGGPSTGVDIIEIPRIARVVERYGERFLHRVYTEAEQALYRGRVPELAARFAAKEATSKALGTGIWGIRWREMEVLPDMRGKPLVYLHGAAAARARVLNLRHFAVSLSHSREFAMAVVVAT
- a CDS encoding NAD(P)H-hydrate dehydratase; translated protein: MKIARTEEMRQLESDAVAIGMDERTLMELAGYNIATLLRTKGQLTSGKRVLILAGVGNNGGDGLVAAYHLYRFGVEPYVYLTRGRTDDANLKRVQSVGIPVAIHGEGDSAGRLDEWLASADCVLDALLGTGATPPLRGSVLEILRALHENMRAETLCVAVDIPSGIIADSGEADPQAFQAHFTLATGFAKPGCFVGKGADCAGEVSIADIGLPEEWADPLTLQRTSASLVQGFLPKRTAGAHKGTFGRSLIVAGSSRYIGAASLSAAAAARAGAGLVTVALPASIHTAVAARVSECTFLPLSNQAGHVTSDDLGTIMELLPQYRSLLVGCGLGSDPETYAFVRALVHELRNSADAPPLVLDADGINAIVGQRLDSFLPPQTILTPHAGEFGRLLGQSAAEIDGNRLQLAQQCAADWGVVVMAKGAPSISAAPDGTTYINPHRNPALATAGTGDVLAGITVGLLAQGAAPRDSAVAGAFIHGEAGARVRSRLGDSGLLASDLLDEIPLVTKSLRE
- a CDS encoding methylcobamide--CoM methyltransferase; protein product: MISTVPGNYPKIANRRGGQTLRRAIASFDRGRISADELAAAADEVTIEVIGEQERAGIDVIADGQIRWQDPVTYIAGKLDGYEIGGLIRYFDTNTFYRQPEATGRIAWQGPILVHDYEFARDHASGPVKPVVTGPYTIAKLSLLGSYAVSDEVVDLQTLVLDTARALNQEMKALAATDPPLIQVDEPAIVWHRYKGDWAIFKEAMDVLMDGVGATTLLRTDFGDAVGLPDFFALPFQGFGLDMVHGKGNLALVPEFPDDRDLMLGIIDARNVRMETEEAVLESVRYATEHVCRERLAISPNTGLEFLPRETAYDKLQNMVHAVKKAQEAVA
- a CDS encoding acylphosphatase, whose amino-acid sequence is MRKPPGLRQLRVRVYGRVQGVGYRDFIQRTATRLGLAGFVRNVDSDGSVEVLAEGPVDELGTLLARLKSGPLLSRVELVETTWEPLSGAYTEFQIRQ
- a CDS encoding FecR domain-containing protein — encoded protein: MQQYTAPPVTPSRTYAGLQRLAWATLVVGFLIFLGIVFSLPHALSWVIESIRRDVSVPVRVISGQEVYVLTAGSPSWVVRFESTLLNPGDSITTNENSRAFLALPDGSTVILYPNSGVTLIASNLVRYQPEKMQVVIEKVKGKSRIGVAVARSPEERDFRVRVPTFTASLQEGSYAVEVIDEHRSSLAVRIGGAIVSNGPAVLKIAAGERVTTEEGQLPLAPLPAVQDLVQLGDFTLPEQDLRAYWTEEDRSIAAPSGSATFQLGGVHLKRDGEGHGQTVLVQQIDRDVWDFEELYLRARIKAVHQSLPGGGWRGSEYPVIVRIRYRDINGEESVWFHGFYYHVPSEEGFLTENATQVSQDTWFTYERNILQLAQRPIFIRDVEVVASGHSYEGVIQYVSLVGE
- a CDS encoding DUF1761 domain-containing protein translates to MSDLFVTELNYLAILVAGISNMVIGFLWYGPIFGKAWMALRGISLEDTNPNPLIYVVSFLLSLLMALVLSVFIHHVDASIQSMSLVLGLLVALLVWVGFIGPATFQNNMYSGISKKLFVIDYGYVLVALLIQGAIIGVWR
- a CDS encoding thiamine pyrophosphate-binding protein; the protein is MARMSGGEALVKSLVQEGVDVIFGIPGIHMSGIIAAMRDEPSIRMITTRHEAGAAHMADGYARASGRPGVALVVPGAGLYNAASGLATAYARSSPVLAIAGQIPRGQIGKDLEVYHEVSDQASVVRPVTKWQRQALTPREIPDAVCEAFRQMRTGRPRPVLLEIPPEAGVERDVIQLRNPAKFSRIVPSQENLREAAQLIAQSRLPLIVAGGGVAISGAEESLTALVEATNIPVITSSGGKGAIPDRHPLCYGACLSPAGERPEMNQLFEVMQSADVVIGIGTRFSLGNPAGEASTLVNINIDDSELTKVQSNTIPLHGDAKATVEALLPLLIEAGAGNRSSPAEAVSAARRLIAYHDIRQKEPQYPILDTMRNSIPEDTFVVWDSTKFGYYARTHYPVNQPKTFIDSGYSFNVGFAFPAALGVKVAAPGRPVVSVIGDGGFMFNSPELSTAVSYGINTITIVFRDDSYGNVAYDLDEFFAGTYETDLLNPDLVTFAESFGAIGMRAEDPMELETLLPEALARRAPVVIDVPVGDMPLPRAKLQAHLPSVPWVVPQEGLIQP
- a CDS encoding methionine synthase; translated protein: MEGLWTTQVGSLPKPPALAKARTEFARGKLPQEDLEAMEREYTKFWMDFQNELGLDIVVDSEMYRGDMATYFAEMMEGMEISGLVRSYGNRYYRKPIAVGPLKRVKSFTLDWWHYAQSLTNKPVKGMITGPYTMAEWSYNNYYDTQEEFVLAMAEVLHEEVVDLEKAGAKYIQIDEPAVSTRPEDLPLAIRAMAVVVDGIEATTGTHICYGDFEAIYPKMLDIPVDVIDLEMANSDFSLLDLFSSRAPFTKNLAMGVVDVHSHIVENKEQVKAGIYKGLDVVPADRLYIDPDCGLKTRSVDEAQAKLAVIVEAVGEVRQELGLENAQG
- a CDS encoding aspartate aminotransferase family protein encodes the protein MKTSTRLRGPVINTELPGPRSRAIKEISEQYEPNASSEQVPIVWKNAEGVWATDMDDNTFLDFTSGVLVANAGHSHPRLVRAMQEQAEKAVNTYDFLNEWRPQLAKKLVEITPPNLSRAIVLSTGAETIETAMKIARLYTGKHEIVAFHGAFHGRTYGAMSVNGKRSSPGIKGFGPFLPGVVFAPFPYPYRSILCRGHEDECSERCFEYFKWIIETESEKDIAAVLVETYQGAAGSIIAPKDWLQMIAQWCKENGAVLIIDEVQASFGRTGRLFGFEHYDIEPNLLCLGKGISSTVPVSAVVGEEDIMSVLTPGSVSSTHGGNAFSSRVALENINIILEENLSENAARIGEILDARFRDMQAKYPAIGDVRGLGLVFGIEFVKDRETREPAPEVTQAIIDEAFKRGLVMIAPIGFYGNAIRVAPPLVITEDEALLGADILEEAIAAVVG